GATGCAGATCAGGGTGCCGATCGACGACACCACCACCTGGGCGATGTTCTACTCGAACCACCACCCCGACGGCCTCGACACCTATCCGGAGCAGATCTACCCGGTCGACTACGAGTACAAGTGGCTCGACGACAAAGGTCGCCACATCGTCGACTACATCGAGGGCCAGGATGTGATGGCGTGGGTGAGCCAGGGCAAGATCGCCGACCGGACCTCCGAGCACATCGGCAAGTCCGATATCGGCGTCATCATGATCAGGCGCATGTTCAAGGCCCAGATGGCCCGCGTGGAGGCCGGGGAGGATCCCACGGTGGCCTTCACCAGGGTGCCCCAGGAACGGATCGAGCTTCCGTGCGAGAAGAAGAAGTTCGGCGCCGGGATCGACTTCGCCCTGGCCTGGCTGGACATGGGCTCCACCCGCTACTCGCCGGCCCTCGACACCCTGCGCAAGATCCATCTGGAAGCCGCCCGGGCCCGGGGTGAGATGCCGAGCTCGGACGAGTACGCGGTGAGGCAGCCTTTCGACGCAGGCGCGCCTCGGACCATGTGATGCGATGACGGAGCAACGCGTCTCCGGCGCCCACTGGTGGGATCCCGACCGGATCTCCCACCTGGCGGACAGGCCCCGCCATTGCCCCAACTGCGGAGGTGCGGTGACGGGAGCGGAGGGCATCTCCGTCGAGTACTGGGAAGCCGATCGGAAGGTGTTCCACACCTGGTGCAACGCCTGCGGCTGGGCCGGCGACATAGTGAGAATCCAACGAATGGTCGGCCACGAGCCCGAGGACTGAGACGCACCACTTGTCGCGCCGGTTCTGAGCGAGCAGCTGCTCGGCTAGTCCGCGGCCTTCGGGATGGCGGTTGCGGTCGGGCGTTTGGTGACGCGATACAGGGCTAGGAGGGGCCAGGTGGCGATGGCGGGGCCGATCAGCCAGATGGGTCGGGTCAGCCACCATTCGAGGGTGGGTTCGGCCGGCGGGACGTAGCCGAAGCCGAACAGGATGGCCACCACCACGGCCATGCCGGTGGAGTGGAACAGGTAGAGCGGCATGGCGTGCTCGTTGATCCAGCCCACCACCCGCTGGGCTAGGTCCCCCTTCTCCAGCCATGCGAGGACCTTGGGCCGGATGACCAGCACCAGCCCCACCTGCAGGAAGGTCAGCGCCACGATCGCCAGGGTCGGGGGTCCCATGTTGGAGAAGCGTTCACCGGGTACGCCCACGAGAGAACGCGGGTAGAAGCCCATGTTGGTGAGGGCCACCAGCGCGAACAGGCCGGCCCAGAACATCATCCAGCCGGTGCGGGCAGGAGCGGCCACCAGACGGTCGTAGAAGAAGCCGAGTTGGTGGGCAAGGCCCCAGATGACCAGGAAGTTGGCCCAGGCAGCCCAGCCCTGACCCTGGGTGAAGCGGAGCACATCCAATACCCCTGCCAAGCCGAGTAGCCAGACCGGTGCGATCTCGCCCCAGCGCCAGTGGGCCCGGATGGCGATCGGTGCGATGAGGACCATCACCACGTACACCACCAGGAACCACAGCGGCGACAGCACCAGGATCACTGCTGACCAGATCCAGGCGGGATCCACGGTCACCTCCAGCACCCAGCCGATGATGACCCACACGGCCACCAGTCCCAGCGCCGGTGCCAGCAGCCGTCCCATCCGGCGCTTCAGGAACCGCCGGGAGGTCCCTCGGGTGTAGTTACGGAAGGACCGATGGTGCGTGTAACCGCCCACGAAGAAGAACACGGGCATGACCTGCAGCACCCACGTCGCCACCCAGAGGCCGCGGGTGGACCCTATCGGATTCGACGGCGACACCGTCGAGGGCGAGACCACGAGGATCGTGAACACCCAGTGCCAGATCACCACCACCACCAGCGATATCGACCGCAGAAGATCTACATACTGGTCCCGATACGCCGCCATCCGCCCGGAATCCTACCCATTGGGCACTCGCCTGGTTGGCCCAGATCGTGGCAAGCCGGGTGTCGCAGCGGCACCCGGTTGGCGGGACACGGCCGCATGACCCGGACACGATGGATACAGTGAACGAAGCGGCTCGCACGAGCGGGAATCGGGATCCGCCGACAGCGAGTCCGATCCCCCTTGTCGGATCGTGAGCTACTGGTCCTCGAGTGGGAAGGATGGGCCACCACAGTGCGGTTAGCCGTCGGCTGGATCATTGCCGGCACCTTGCTCGCAGTCACCGTGTTGGGTGCGATATCTTCTCAAGACACCCCGGAGACAGCGACCTGGATGGTGATCAGCGTTGCGGTCGCAGCCGGGCTGGGAGCGATGATCGTGTCGGCCGGATCGGTGCCGGCCCGTGGCAGGACGGGACTCCTGCTTGCGATCTTGCGAGCCATGTTGTCGGTCGCGGCGGGTGTGGTCACCCTCCTGAGCACGATGGTCGCCGGATGCAATGACTTGGGCGGGGTTCCCAGCTGGGAGCGCTGCCACACCTGGTTGGGCAACCCGACCGTCGACTGGCCGGGGGCGCCTTTGCTCGCGCTCGCGCTCGCTCTGGGCGTCGGCTATCTCGTCTGGTGGCTCTTCGGGAGGGTGTTCTCAAGCCGTGCGGACGAGCAATGACCCCGCGAACGAGGCTCCCGTAACCGGCCCGACCGCCAGGGGTAGCATCACCGGCAGATCGGGTACCGGTACTGTCCGGGAGGTGCGACAGATGCAGGGCGAGATGGTCAAACTGGGCTTCGAGCAGTCGCGGCGCCTTTTGGAGAGTTCCAGGAAGGTGATCCCCGGGGGGGTCAACAGCAACGTCCGGATGGGGGAACAGCCCCACCCCATCTTCTTCGAGTCGGCGGAGGGACCCTACCTGTTCGATGCCGACGGGAACCGGCTGATCGACTACGTGATGGGCCAGGGCCCCATGCTCCTCGGGCACCGGCCCGATTTCGTCCTCGAAGCTGTCGAGCACCAGCTGTCACGGGGCATCCTCTACGGCGGCCAGCACGAACTGGAGGTCGAGGTAGCGCGCCTCGTGACCCGGATGGTGCCCTCCGCCGAGATGGTGCGCTTCAACATGACCGGCACAGAGGCGGTCCAGGCCGCCGTCCGGATAGCCCGCGCCGCCACCGGCCGCAGCCTGGTGGTCAAGTTCGAGGGCCACTACCACGGCTGGGCCGACAGCGTCCTCTTCAACGTGGGCAGCGGGTCAGAGCCCGCAGCGGAAGGCCCGGGGCTGGCGGCCGTGCCCGAGTCTGCCGGCATGGCACCGGAGGCGGGCTCGTCCCTGATCGTCGTGCCCTGGAACGATGCGGGCGTGATCGAAGAGGTACTGGCATCGGTGGGCGATTCGGTGGCGGCGGTCATCATGGAGCCGGTCATGGCCAACAGCGGGGTGGTTGAACCGGTCCCCGGCTACCTGGAGGCAGTGCGCGACCTGTGCAGCCTCCACGGGATCGTTCTCATTTTCGACGAGGTCATCACCGGTTTCCGGGCCGGCATGGGTGGCGCCCAGGGCCGATACGGCGTGACCCCTGACCTCACCACCATGGGCAAGGCCCTCGCCTCAGGCTTCCCGGTCGGCTGTGTGGCCGGCCGGCGGGAGATCATGGAGATCGTCAGCACCGGCGCCGTCACCCATGCCGGCACCTTCAACGCCTCTCCGATCAGCATGGCCGCCGCCCGGGCGGCTCTCGAACACCTGTACCTGGGCGGCAGCGAACTCTACGGCGCGCTGGAGGCGGAGGGCCTCCGCCTCATGCAGGGGCTCCGCGGGGTGATCGAGGACCGTGGCGCGCCGTGCCTGGTCCAGGGCCTGCCCACCATCTTCAACCTGATGTTCACCGGGATGGCCGGAGTGAGGGACCACCGCGAGGTCCTGATGACCGACAAGGCCCGGCGGGCGGCCTTCCTGTCGCACCTGGCCGCAGCCGGGGTACGGATCTCGGGGCTCGGCAACCTGTTCCTGTCCAGCACCCACACCGGGGACGTCATCGACAGCACCGTGGAGCGCTTCGACCAGGCCCTTCGCTCCTTCCTGTCGGGGTGACACCCGCCCTAGGAAATCCGCCCCCGCTCGAGCAGGCCCGGGTGCGGACGGTGCTGGGGGAGATCCCCGCTGCCGAGCTCGGCACCACCCTGGTCCACGAGCACCTGCTGGTCGACATCCGTTGCAACTGGCGGCCGGACGACGACCCCGCCATCGCCTTCTGCCCGGTGACTCCGGAGCGCCTGGGCCGCGTCCGGGCCAGCCCGTTCGCATGCCGGGACAACCTGGTGGTGGACGAGCCCCATGTCCTGGTAGAGGAACTCAAGCGCTACCGCGCTGCCGGAGGTCATACGATCGTGGACGCCACCCCGCCCGGCCTGGGCCGCGATGCTCGCGTCCTCGAATGGCTGGCGGCCGAGTCAGGTGTGAACATCGTGGCCGGATGCGGCTTCTACGTCGAGGCCACCCATCCGGCCGGCCTGCACCGCTGGCCGGTGGAGGATATCGCCGCGGAGATGATCCGGGACCTCACCGAGGGCATGGACGGTACCGCGATCAGGGCCGGTGTGATCGGCGAGTTGGGTGTCACCGGCTACCCGATGGAACCGGCCGAGCGCAAGGTGTTACAGGCCGCCGCTCTGGCCCAGCAGCAGGTGGGCTGCGCCATCATCGCCCACTCGGCCGCAGGGGCCGACTCACCCCTGGAGGTGATCGAGGTGCTGTCGGACGCCGGCGCCGACATGAGCAGGGTGGTCCAGAGCCACCTCGACGACCGGTTTCGCTCCGACCTCGACCGCTACCGGCAAGCCGTGAAGTGCGGTGCCGGCCTGGGCCTCGACACCTTCGGCCGGGAGCTCTACTACGCGATGCGCAAGACCTGGCTCCCGTCGGACGAGGACCGCATGGACGCCCTGGTCATGCTGATCGAATCAGGATTGACCGACCGTATCTTCCCCGGCCAGGACATCTGCTTCAAGCACGAACTGGCCGCCTACGGCGGTCACGGCTACGACCACTTCCTCCGCCACATCGTCCCTCGTCTCGAAGCCCGGGGTGTTTCCGACGCGGATCTGGACACGCTCCTACAGAAGAACCCCGCCCGCCTGCTGGCCGGACACTCCGGTGCGGGCCGCAGCGAGTAGTACAATCCCGGGCATGAGCGATACCACCGACAAGGACATTCTGAGCGTCGTGGCGTGGGTACGGGCCGAGCCCGGCGCCGAGGACACGGTTCGGGAGACGCTGGCGGGCTTCGTTGCCCCCACCCTCAAGGAAGAGGGTTGCGTCGACTACCAGCTGCACGGCGTCAACGACGATCCCGGCCTCTTCTATTTCGTCGAGTACTGGCGGAGCGAGGAAGACCTGGAACGTCACATCGCCTCGCCCCACATCCGCGACGGAAGCGCCGCGGTCACGCACCTGATCCTGGAGCACGGCGAGATGAGGATGACGCAGATCGCCTGAGCGACCCCGGCTTCGGCCGTGGGACTGGTTCAGCGCCGGGTGGTGATGGCCACCTGTTCGACCAGGAGGTCGGCGGTCACGGTGCGCAGGGCCGCCAACTCGGATGCCGCCCTGCCATGCCAGTAGGCGGCCGACCGGGCCGCCTCCGCGCCGTCCCCCCCGGCGGCGGCCCAGAACGCTCCGATCATCCCCGCCAGCACGTCGCCGGTGCCGATGGTGGCGAGCTCGGGTCCGCCCGAGTTGACCAGCCAATGCTCCGCGCCCATGACGAATGTCGGCGCTCCCTTCAACAACACGGTGGCTCCCGTGTCCCCGGCCAATAGGGCCGCCTCCCGGTAGGTTGCCGCCCGTCCGGTCAAGCGTTGGAACTCTCCCGCGTGCGGCGTGATGACGGTGTCTCCCTGGCGGGCAAGTTCTCCCGGATCTCCGAGCGCGTTCAGGGCGTCGGCGTCGGCTACCACCGGCCCCCGCCTACCCCGGAGAAGCCCGGTAACAAAGCGTCCGAGGTCGGGAGACGAGCCGAGGCCGGGCCCGATGA
The genomic region above belongs to bacterium and contains:
- a CDS encoding acyltransferase; protein product: MAAYRDQYVDLLRSISLVVVVIWHWVFTILVVSPSTVSPSNPIGSTRGLWVATWVLQVMPVFFFVGGYTHHRSFRNYTRGTSRRFLKRRMGRLLAPALGLVAVWVIIGWVLEVTVDPAWIWSAVILVLSPLWFLVVYVVMVLIAPIAIRAHWRWGEIAPVWLLGLAGVLDVLRFTQGQGWAAWANFLVIWGLAHQLGFFYDRLVAAPARTGWMMFWAGLFALVALTNMGFYPRSLVGVPGERFSNMGPPTLAIVALTFLQVGLVLVIRPKVLAWLEKGDLAQRVVGWINEHAMPLYLFHSTGMAVVVAILFGFGYVPPAEPTLEWWLTRPIWLIGPAIATWPLLALYRVTKRPTATAIPKAAD
- a CDS encoding putative quinol monooxygenase encodes the protein MSDTTDKDILSVVAWVRAEPGAEDTVRETLAGFVAPTLKEEGCVDYQLHGVNDDPGLFYFVEYWRSEEDLERHIASPHIRDGSAAVTHLILEHGEMRMTQIA
- a CDS encoding aspartate aminotransferase family protein — its product is MQGEMVKLGFEQSRRLLESSRKVIPGGVNSNVRMGEQPHPIFFESAEGPYLFDADGNRLIDYVMGQGPMLLGHRPDFVLEAVEHQLSRGILYGGQHELEVEVARLVTRMVPSAEMVRFNMTGTEAVQAAVRIARAATGRSLVVKFEGHYHGWADSVLFNVGSGSEPAAEGPGLAAVPESAGMAPEAGSSLIVVPWNDAGVIEEVLASVGDSVAAVIMEPVMANSGVVEPVPGYLEAVRDLCSLHGIVLIFDEVITGFRAGMGGAQGRYGVTPDLTTMGKALASGFPVGCVAGRREIMEIVSTGAVTHAGTFNASPISMAAARAALEHLYLGGSELYGALEAEGLRLMQGLRGVIEDRGAPCLVQGLPTIFNLMFTGMAGVRDHREVLMTDKARRAAFLSHLAAAGVRISGLGNLFLSSTHTGDVIDSTVERFDQALRSFLSG